One stretch of Pseudomonas fragi DNA includes these proteins:
- the mnmE gene encoding tRNA uridine-5-carboxymethylaminomethyl(34) synthesis GTPase MnmE, whose amino-acid sequence MSVPAETIAAVATAQGRGGVGIVRISGPLARVAAKAFSERELKPRYAHYGPFYGENREVLDEGIALYFPGPNSFTGEDVLELQGHGGPIVLDMLLQRCIQLGCRLARPGEFSERAFLNDKLDLAQAEAIADLIEASSAQAARNALRSLQGAFSQRVHNLTEQLISLRIYVEAAIDFPEEEIDFLADGHVLGMLDKVREELSTVQREAGQGALLRDGMTVVIAGRPNAGKSSLLNALAGREAAIVTEIAGTTRDVLREHIHIDGMPLHVVDTAGLRDTDDHVEKIGVQRALKAIGEADRVLLVVDATAPEADDPFTLWPEFLEQRPDPAKVTLIRNKADLSGENIALEVSEDGHVTISLSARSTEGLDLLREHLKACMGYEQTSESSFSARRRHLEALQHASHALEHGRAQLTLAGAGELLAEDLRQAQHSLGEITGAFSSDDLLGRIFSSFCIGK is encoded by the coding sequence ATGAGTGTTCCGGCTGAGACCATTGCCGCAGTAGCGACCGCCCAAGGCCGAGGTGGTGTGGGGATCGTACGTATTTCCGGGCCGCTCGCCCGTGTTGCGGCCAAAGCGTTCAGTGAACGCGAACTGAAACCGCGCTATGCCCATTACGGCCCTTTTTACGGCGAAAACCGTGAAGTGCTCGATGAAGGCATTGCGCTGTATTTCCCGGGCCCGAACTCCTTTACCGGCGAAGACGTGCTTGAACTGCAGGGCCACGGCGGCCCGATCGTTCTCGACATGCTGCTGCAGCGCTGCATCCAGCTGGGCTGCCGACTGGCACGCCCCGGGGAATTCAGTGAGCGGGCATTTTTGAATGACAAGCTCGACCTGGCCCAGGCCGAGGCGATTGCCGACCTGATCGAGGCAAGTTCTGCACAGGCTGCACGTAATGCATTGCGCTCCCTGCAGGGGGCTTTCTCTCAACGTGTGCATAACTTGACCGAGCAATTGATCAGTTTGCGTATCTATGTCGAAGCCGCGATTGATTTCCCGGAAGAAGAAATCGACTTTTTGGCCGATGGCCATGTGCTCGGTATGCTCGACAAGGTGCGCGAAGAGTTATCCACAGTTCAGCGCGAAGCCGGGCAGGGGGCCTTGCTGCGCGACGGCATGACCGTGGTGATTGCCGGGCGGCCCAATGCTGGCAAGTCGAGCCTGCTCAATGCCCTGGCCGGTCGTGAAGCGGCAATCGTGACCGAGATCGCCGGCACTACCCGTGATGTGTTGCGCGAACATATCCACATCGATGGCATGCCGTTGCACGTGGTCGACACTGCCGGCCTGCGCGACACCGACGACCATGTGGAAAAAATCGGCGTGCAGCGGGCACTCAAGGCTATTGGCGAGGCTGATCGGGTGTTGCTGGTGGTCGATGCCACGGCGCCTGAAGCGGATGACCCGTTTACCCTGTGGCCAGAGTTTCTGGAACAGCGCCCGGATCCGGCGAAAGTGACCTTGATCCGCAACAAGGCGGATCTGAGCGGTGAGAACATTGCCCTGGAAGTCAGCGAAGATGGCCATGTCACCATCAGCCTGAGTGCCAGATCCACAGAAGGGCTGGACTTGCTGCGCGAACACCTCAAGGCCTGCATGGGCTATGAGCAGACCTCGGAGAGCAGCTTCAGCGCACGCCGACGCCATCTGGAGGCACTGCAGCACGCCAGCCATGCACTTGAGCACGGCAGGGCACAATTGACCCTGGCGGGTGCAGGGGAGCTACTGGCCGAAGATTTGCGCCAGGCGCAACATTCCCTTGGCGAAATTACCGGGGCGTTCAGCTCGGATGACCTGCTGGGGCGGATTTTCTCCAGCTTCTGCATCGGCAAATAA